In Streptomyces capitiformicae, one genomic interval encodes:
- a CDS encoding DUF418 domain-containing protein, with product MTTETKKAKKAPLRRGAVQGEERALAPDLARGMMLLLIVLSNTAFHLWAARHGPSGWQPVDGTWADRAVQFTMITVLDLRVYPLFAFLFGYGMMQLYLRQTEAGTSERAAVGILRRRSLWLIVIGLSHATLLMAGDIVGYYGLLSLVLGWLFVRRSERALKWWIGIAAAQLVFFTALPVITALLRGELGSLGDSGAEAGFEAYASGEENGLTALGTRLTTGLFVTFAGAPLALIGGGYLVFLLGFWAARRRVLEEPGRHLRLLRRTAVSGIAVGWLGGLPAALAHVGALRVPDDAQSEEGALTILRDFTGNAAGIGYVAAVALFAHWWTQRAGRRGRLGRWGATAVVAVSAVGKRSLSCYLAHSLIFSPLLAAWGLGLGEHLTSATMAVFAVGVWLVTVAGAYALERAGRRGPAETVLRRLVYRP from the coding sequence ATGACGACCGAGACCAAGAAGGCCAAGAAGGCGCCGCTGCGGCGCGGGGCCGTTCAGGGTGAGGAGCGGGCGCTGGCGCCCGATCTCGCGCGCGGGATGATGCTCTTGCTCATCGTCCTGTCCAACACCGCCTTCCACCTCTGGGCGGCTCGGCACGGCCCTTCGGGGTGGCAGCCGGTCGACGGTACGTGGGCCGACCGCGCGGTCCAGTTCACCATGATCACCGTATTGGATCTACGGGTCTATCCGCTCTTCGCGTTCCTCTTCGGCTACGGGATGATGCAGCTCTACCTGCGCCAGACCGAGGCCGGGACCTCGGAGCGCGCTGCGGTGGGGATCCTGCGCAGGCGTAGTCTGTGGCTGATCGTCATCGGGTTGTCCCACGCCACCCTGCTGATGGCCGGCGACATCGTCGGCTACTACGGGCTGCTGAGCCTCGTCCTTGGCTGGCTCTTCGTCAGGCGCAGTGAGCGTGCCCTTAAGTGGTGGATCGGGATCGCGGCCGCACAGCTGGTGTTCTTCACGGCACTGCCAGTGATAACCGCCTTGCTCCGGGGCGAGTTGGGATCTCTGGGGGACTCGGGAGCGGAGGCAGGCTTCGAGGCGTACGCGTCGGGAGAGGAGAACGGGCTCACGGCGCTCGGTACCCGGCTGACAACCGGCCTGTTCGTCACCTTCGCCGGTGCCCCGCTCGCGCTCATCGGCGGCGGCTACCTGGTTTTCCTGCTCGGCTTCTGGGCGGCACGCCGTCGCGTCCTGGAGGAGCCTGGTCGCCATCTGCGGCTGCTGCGCCGCACCGCGGTCAGCGGCATTGCGGTCGGCTGGCTCGGCGGGCTGCCCGCCGCGCTCGCCCACGTCGGCGCGCTCAGGGTGCCGGACGACGCACAGAGCGAGGAGGGGGCGCTCACCATCCTGCGGGATTTCACCGGCAACGCCGCCGGGATCGGCTATGTCGCCGCCGTCGCGCTGTTCGCGCACTGGTGGACCCAACGGGCCGGCCGACGGGGCCGACTGGGCCGATGGGGCGCAACGGCCGTCGTCGCGGTGTCCGCGGTCGGCAAGCGATCGCTGTCCTGCTACCTCGCGCACTCGCTGATCTTCTCCCCGCTGTTGGCGGCCTGGGGCCTCGGCCTCGGCGAGCACCTGACCAGCGCCACCATGGCGGTCTTCGCGGTCGGCGTCTGGCTGGTCACGGTGGCCGGGGCGTACGCCCTGGAACGCGCCGGGCGACGCGGCCCGGCCGAGACAGTCCTGCGTCGGCTGGTGTACCGGCCCTGA
- a CDS encoding helix-turn-helix transcriptional regulator, translating into MASLDAELNIEAANADFFRHVARPSREICGQSIYDVLHPSARNILPKHFSHLSDGHGSRFVERVVAKRGHDRVFSTELTGIAVRGEGDTISGVVVLMTPDDDLSEAAPAPEPAPLLTALDARILEGVATGASTIQMASRLYLSRQGVEYHVGLMLRRFKAPNRAALVSRAYSMGVFTVGSWPPRALPDFVK; encoded by the coding sequence ATGGCGAGCCTTGACGCCGAGCTCAACATCGAAGCAGCAAACGCCGACTTCTTCCGCCATGTCGCGCGTCCCTCACGGGAAATCTGCGGGCAGAGCATCTACGACGTGCTGCACCCGAGCGCCCGCAACATCCTGCCCAAGCATTTCAGTCATCTCTCGGACGGCCATGGCAGCCGATTCGTGGAGCGAGTGGTCGCGAAACGCGGCCATGACCGGGTCTTCTCAACGGAGCTAACCGGCATAGCCGTTCGGGGAGAGGGGGACACGATCTCGGGTGTCGTCGTCCTGATGACCCCCGACGACGACCTGTCCGAGGCGGCCCCGGCTCCGGAGCCGGCGCCCCTGCTGACGGCTCTCGACGCCCGCATCCTGGAGGGGGTCGCCACCGGCGCCTCGACCATCCAGATGGCCTCGCGGCTGTACCTGAGCCGCCAGGGAGTCGAGTACCACGTGGGTCTGATGCTACGCCGCTTCAAGGCGCCCAACCGGGCCGCGCTGGTCTCCCGCGCCTACTCCATGGGCGTCTTCACCGTCGGCAGCTGGCCGCCCCGCGCGCTGCCCGACTTCGTGAAGTAA
- a CDS encoding FG-GAP-like repeat-containing protein, with protein MSRAGAGVRRGTRAARVSAPLATVVLLTGGLTAWSLGPASAAPASVDVADDFNGDGYADLVIGAPNATVSGKAKAGYVAVMYGSKSGVATTRKKLVSRSTSGVPGSATTNQRFGSTFTKGDLDRDGYGDLVIAGGTAGSVIVWGSASGLTGGTSIAGFGAAPQAGDFDGDGKTDLALFSAQSVGGDDPEGAPAALWKGPISRAGKPTAVLNLLDKSLWWGWDEDGASCASGGGCEDGPSSITGPVVSGQVGDVNGDGRDDLVQWHYTGDGTWGNRLLLGGASGFTRGWVPGDDVSRDPAGTGMGDVNGDGYDDVVVGADGWSDQVRVAYGSPTGPSEANTQIFDQDLPGFPGAQEDGDLVGSAVSVADVTGDGYADLALGIAYEDIGGIVNAGSVALVRGTASGITGTGTQVFHQNTAGVPGVAENDDKFGATTALLDVNGNGHPDLAAGAPAENSDNGAVWILPGTTTGLTTTSALAFGPGDVSGPATDAMFGAALR; from the coding sequence ATGTCACGAGCAGGAGCAGGAGTACGACGCGGCACCCGCGCGGCACGAGTGAGCGCGCCCTTGGCCACGGTCGTACTGCTGACCGGAGGCCTGACCGCCTGGTCGCTCGGCCCGGCCTCGGCGGCCCCCGCATCGGTGGACGTGGCGGACGACTTCAACGGGGACGGGTACGCCGACCTGGTCATAGGCGCCCCGAACGCCACGGTGTCCGGTAAGGCCAAGGCGGGCTACGTAGCCGTCATGTACGGCTCGAAGAGCGGGGTAGCGACGACGAGAAAGAAGCTCGTCAGCCGTTCGACGAGCGGCGTGCCCGGCTCCGCCACCACGAACCAGCGCTTCGGCTCGACGTTCACCAAGGGCGACCTGGACCGGGACGGCTACGGCGACCTGGTGATCGCGGGCGGTACGGCGGGCTCCGTGATCGTATGGGGGTCGGCCTCCGGGCTGACCGGCGGTACGAGCATCGCCGGGTTCGGGGCGGCCCCGCAGGCCGGCGACTTCGACGGCGACGGCAAGACCGATCTCGCGCTCTTCTCCGCCCAGTCCGTCGGCGGCGACGATCCCGAGGGCGCGCCGGCGGCCCTGTGGAAGGGCCCGATCTCCCGCGCCGGCAAGCCCACCGCCGTACTGAACCTCCTGGACAAGTCGCTGTGGTGGGGCTGGGACGAGGACGGCGCCTCCTGCGCGAGCGGTGGCGGCTGCGAGGACGGCCCGTCCTCCATCACCGGCCCGGTCGTCTCCGGCCAGGTCGGGGATGTCAACGGCGACGGCAGGGACGACCTGGTCCAGTGGCATTACACGGGCGACGGCACCTGGGGCAACCGCCTTCTCCTGGGCGGAGCTTCGGGCTTCACCCGCGGCTGGGTGCCCGGGGACGACGTGAGCCGCGACCCGGCGGGCACGGGCATGGGCGACGTGAACGGCGACGGCTACGACGACGTGGTCGTGGGCGCGGACGGCTGGTCCGACCAGGTCCGCGTCGCCTACGGCTCGCCCACCGGCCCGTCCGAGGCGAACACCCAGATTTTCGACCAGGACCTCCCCGGCTTCCCCGGCGCGCAGGAGGACGGCGACCTGGTCGGCTCGGCCGTCTCCGTCGCCGACGTCACCGGCGACGGCTACGCCGACCTGGCCCTCGGCATCGCGTACGAGGACATCGGCGGCATCGTCAACGCCGGCTCGGTCGCCCTCGTCCGCGGCACCGCCTCCGGCATCACGGGCACCGGCACCCAGGTCTTCCACCAGAACACCGCTGGGGTCCCCGGAGTAGCCGAGAACGACGACAAGTTCGGCGCCACCACGGCCCTCCTGGACGTCAACGGCAACGGCCACCCCGACCTCGCCGCCGGCGCCCCCGCCGAGAACAGCGACAACGGCGCCGTCTGGATCCTCCCGGGGACCACCACCGGCCTGACCACCACGTCGGCCCTGGCCTTCGGCCCCGGGGACGTGTCGGGACCGGCCACGGACGCGATGTTCGGAGCGGCCCTGCGGTGA
- a CDS encoding alpha/beta fold hydrolase, whose amino-acid sequence MNEELVGRERVVPMDGIELWAEEFGSPEHPVVLLVMGAQAQGVQWNDGIVRRLVEGGRRVIRYDHRDTGRSSVVDFAVRPYTVADMASDALAVLDAFGVARAHLVGASLGGIIAQRLAVTDPERVLTLTILSSQPLGTDTAAVVRRAMAGEPPAPGELPPPSTELLAALASTLPDPEAGLEGHLALRLPLWRVLHGSVLPFDEEEYRAMERRVFERARDLAAGFNHTLAGAAGGDDTADLASVAAPTLVLHGTEDPMFPPAHAEASAAAISGARLVMIEGLGHSLPRAMDARLAEEILRHTA is encoded by the coding sequence ATGAACGAAGAGCTGGTCGGCCGCGAGCGGGTCGTCCCCATGGACGGCATCGAGCTGTGGGCCGAGGAGTTCGGCAGCCCCGAGCATCCGGTCGTGCTGCTGGTGATGGGTGCGCAGGCTCAGGGCGTGCAGTGGAACGACGGGATCGTTCGGCGGCTGGTCGAGGGCGGGCGTCGGGTCATCCGGTACGACCATCGGGACACCGGGCGGTCCTCCGTCGTCGACTTCGCCGTGCGGCCGTACACCGTCGCCGACATGGCCTCGGACGCGCTCGCCGTGCTGGACGCGTTCGGGGTGGCGCGGGCGCATCTCGTGGGGGCGTCGCTGGGCGGGATCATCGCGCAGCGACTCGCCGTCACCGACCCGGAGCGGGTGCTGACCCTGACGATCCTGTCGTCCCAGCCGCTGGGTACGGACACCGCGGCGGTGGTGCGCCGGGCCATGGCGGGGGAGCCCCCGGCGCCCGGTGAACTGCCGCCGCCCAGCACCGAGTTGCTTGCCGCGCTCGCCAGCACCCTCCCCGATCCGGAGGCGGGCCTGGAGGGCCACCTCGCCCTCCGCCTTCCGCTGTGGCGGGTGCTGCACGGCTCGGTGCTGCCGTTCGACGAGGAGGAGTACCGGGCCATGGAGCGGCGGGTGTTCGAGCGGGCGCGTGATCTGGCGGCCGGGTTCAACCACACGCTCGCCGGGGCGGCCGGCGGGGACGACACGGCGGACCTGGCCTCCGTCGCCGCGCCGACGCTGGTGCTGCACGGCACCGAGGACCCGATGTTCCCGCCGGCGCACGCGGAAGCCAGCGCCGCCGCCATTTCCGGAGCCCGGCTGGTCATGATCGAGGGTCTGGGGCACAGCCTGCCCAGGGCGATGGACGCTCGCCTGGCCGAGGAGATCCTGCGGCACACGGCCTGA
- a CDS encoding type I polyketide synthase, whose amino-acid sequence MSESEGTPYGLDAVPGHAIAVIGLACRLPGAPNPEALWRLLRAGDSAVRPTPADRLQPFGTDADADGSTAEEVPRWGGFLDDVDRFDAGFFGVSPREADLMDPQQRLVLELAWEALEDSRIVPDTLDGTSTGVFIGAAHDDYATLFHRLGDDHITPHTFTGAHRALIANRLSYLLGLRGPSLTLDSAQSSSLVALHLACESLRAGDSDIALAGGVNLRLTPDGDLYLQRFGALSPDGRCYTFDARANGFVRGEGGGLVVLKRLDRALADGDPVRAVIRGSAVNNDGGGDTLTAPDRGAQEEVVRRALRNAGAAAHDLQYVELHGTGTPVGDPVEAAALGAVLGSGRPADEPLRVGSVKTNIGHLEGAAGIAGLLKTVLALEHGELPASLNHEIPHPGIPLDALGLRVQTALGAWPRTRSDAPRMAGVSSFGMGGTNAHVVLQGPPGSGTEVAARSGGESLAGSSVFAEGGVLPWVVSGRGADGLAGQAGRLASFVESAGDDVRPVDVAWSLAATRTAFEQRAVVLGTRRDELVDGLGALASGGVAPAGVVRGAVAGDADRVVFVFPGQGAQWAGMGRELMDASPVFAASMQACEDALAPFVDWSLTDIVRSGAELTDVDVVQPVTWAVMVSLAALWRASGVEPSAVIGHSQGEIAAAVVAGGLSLEDGARVVALRSKAIRAIAGRGGMVSLAQSRPQVEELLAGWTGRIDIAAENGPGSVVVAGNADALDELMAHCETEEIRARRIPVDYASHTWHVEEIEAELADVLDPVEPRTGEVPFFSTTDAEIIDTAGLDAGYWYRNLRQQVRFADTIDALAEQGYTAFIEVSSHPVLGMAVQEATDDAIVVGSLRRNDGDADRFLTSLAEAWVHGIPVDWTAVLAGQQARPVALPTYAFQRRRYWFDGVASRRVTSVETPAGVAEEVSVRYGDVLQRVRGHAAVVLGHASATEVDVTLTFKSLGFDSATSVELRNRVVADTGLPLPASVLFDHPTPQALARHIRGLLGGDAGEDRGTPTGRRSAADEEPIAVVAMGCRLPGGIRTPEELWALLSSGSDTISHFPADRGWDLEGLYHPDPGNHGTTYARGGSFLYDAGEFDAGFFGISPREAVAMDPQQRLLLETSWEALERAGIDAETLRDGDGAVFVGLMQQEYGPALHEAPEAVDGYLLTGTSCSVASGRIAYTLGLRGQALTVDTACSSSLVALHLAVQALRRGECSFAFAGGATVMAEPGIFVEFSRQRGLAPDGRCKPFAAGADGTGWGEGVGVLLGDNCRASPTSSLTQGSTTRNTYRFGSIKFGRPSWRNSRRRVRPYGARWR is encoded by the coding sequence ATGAGCGAGTCAGAAGGCACACCGTACGGGCTCGACGCCGTGCCCGGGCACGCCATCGCCGTCATCGGCCTGGCCTGTCGGCTGCCCGGCGCCCCGAACCCCGAGGCCCTGTGGCGGCTGCTGCGGGCCGGGGACAGCGCGGTGCGGCCGACTCCCGCCGACCGGCTGCAGCCCTTCGGCACCGATGCAGATGCCGATGGTTCGACCGCCGAAGAGGTGCCGCGCTGGGGTGGGTTCCTCGACGACGTCGACCGCTTCGACGCCGGCTTCTTCGGGGTCTCCCCTCGGGAGGCCGACCTCATGGATCCCCAGCAGCGGCTCGTTCTCGAACTCGCCTGGGAGGCCCTGGAGGACTCCCGCATCGTTCCTGACACGCTCGACGGCACGAGTACCGGCGTGTTCATCGGGGCCGCCCACGACGACTACGCCACGCTGTTCCACCGGCTCGGCGACGATCACATCACGCCCCACACCTTCACCGGCGCCCACCGCGCCCTGATCGCCAACCGCCTCTCCTACCTCCTCGGCCTGCGCGGCCCCAGCCTCACCCTCGACTCGGCGCAGTCCTCGTCCCTCGTCGCTCTCCACCTCGCCTGCGAGAGCCTGCGCGCCGGCGACAGCGACATCGCCCTCGCGGGCGGCGTCAACCTGCGGCTCACACCCGACGGCGACCTGTACCTCCAGCGTTTCGGGGCGCTCTCGCCCGATGGGCGCTGCTACACGTTCGACGCCCGCGCCAACGGCTTCGTCCGGGGCGAGGGCGGTGGCCTCGTCGTACTGAAGCGACTCGACCGGGCACTCGCCGACGGCGACCCCGTGCGGGCCGTCATCCGTGGCAGCGCCGTCAACAACGACGGCGGCGGCGACACCCTCACGGCCCCCGACCGGGGCGCCCAGGAAGAAGTCGTACGCCGTGCCCTGCGCAATGCCGGGGCCGCCGCGCACGACCTCCAGTACGTCGAACTCCATGGCACCGGAACGCCTGTCGGGGACCCCGTCGAGGCCGCCGCCCTGGGGGCCGTCCTGGGCTCCGGACGGCCCGCCGACGAGCCCCTTCGCGTCGGCTCGGTGAAGACCAACATCGGTCATCTGGAGGGTGCGGCGGGCATCGCCGGGTTACTCAAAACGGTCCTCGCGCTTGAGCACGGTGAACTTCCGGCCAGCCTCAATCACGAGATCCCCCATCCCGGGATTCCTCTCGACGCCCTCGGACTGCGGGTGCAGACGGCTCTCGGGGCTTGGCCCCGGACCCGGTCGGATGCCCCACGCATGGCCGGGGTGAGTTCGTTCGGGATGGGCGGGACCAATGCGCATGTGGTCTTGCAGGGGCCGCCGGGGAGCGGAACCGAGGTCGCGGCCAGGTCCGGTGGGGAAAGCCTGGCTGGTTCTTCGGTGTTCGCCGAGGGGGGTGTGCTGCCGTGGGTGGTGTCCGGGCGAGGTGCGGACGGGCTGGCCGGGCAGGCCGGGCGGTTGGCCTCGTTCGTGGAGTCGGCCGGGGATGACGTGCGGCCGGTGGATGTGGCGTGGTCGCTGGCGGCGACTCGTACGGCATTCGAGCAGCGGGCCGTCGTCCTGGGTACACGGCGCGATGAACTCGTCGATGGACTCGGGGCGTTGGCTTCCGGCGGCGTTGCTCCTGCCGGTGTGGTGCGTGGTGCGGTGGCGGGTGACGCCGACCGGGTGGTGTTCGTGTTCCCGGGGCAGGGGGCTCAATGGGCTGGCATGGGGCGGGAGTTGATGGATGCCTCGCCCGTGTTCGCCGCCTCCATGCAGGCGTGTGAGGACGCGCTCGCACCGTTCGTGGACTGGTCGCTGACCGACATCGTCCGCTCCGGTGCCGAGTTGACCGATGTGGATGTCGTCCAACCCGTGACATGGGCTGTGATGGTGTCCCTCGCCGCACTGTGGCGTGCATCCGGGGTCGAACCCTCGGCTGTCATCGGCCACTCCCAGGGAGAGATCGCGGCGGCTGTGGTCGCCGGGGGCCTGTCACTGGAGGACGGCGCCCGGGTCGTGGCGCTGCGGTCGAAAGCGATCCGCGCCATCGCCGGGCGTGGTGGCATGGTGTCTCTTGCCCAGTCCCGTCCGCAGGTTGAGGAACTCCTGGCCGGCTGGACCGGCCGGATCGACATCGCCGCCGAAAACGGCCCCGGCTCCGTCGTGGTGGCCGGGAACGCGGACGCCCTCGACGAACTCATGGCCCACTGCGAGACCGAAGAGATCCGCGCACGCCGCATCCCCGTCGACTACGCCTCGCACACCTGGCACGTCGAGGAAATCGAGGCAGAGCTGGCCGACGTCCTCGACCCCGTCGAGCCCCGCACCGGCGAGGTGCCGTTCTTCTCCACCACCGACGCGGAGATCATCGACACCGCCGGACTGGACGCCGGCTACTGGTACCGCAACCTCCGCCAACAGGTCCGCTTCGCCGACACCATCGACGCGCTTGCCGAGCAGGGCTACACCGCCTTCATCGAGGTCAGCTCCCACCCCGTACTCGGCATGGCCGTACAGGAAGCCACCGACGACGCCATCGTCGTAGGCAGCCTGCGTCGCAACGACGGTGACGCCGACCGCTTCCTCACCTCACTCGCCGAAGCCTGGGTACACGGCATCCCCGTCGACTGGACCGCAGTCCTCGCCGGGCAGCAGGCTCGTCCGGTCGCTCTGCCCACGTATGCGTTCCAACGCCGTCGCTACTGGTTCGACGGCGTGGCGTCGCGTCGTGTCACCTCGGTGGAAACGCCCGCGGGGGTGGCCGAAGAGGTGTCGGTTCGGTACGGCGATGTGCTTCAGCGGGTACGGGGGCATGCCGCCGTCGTCCTTGGTCATGCATCCGCTACCGAGGTCGATGTGACGCTCACGTTCAAGTCCTTGGGATTCGATTCGGCGACCTCCGTCGAGCTGCGCAACAGGGTGGTCGCCGACACCGGGCTGCCCTTGCCCGCTTCCGTCCTCTTCGACCATCCGACGCCACAGGCGCTGGCCCGTCATATACGTGGTCTGCTCGGTGGCGACGCCGGGGAGGACCGTGGGACGCCCACGGGTCGGCGTTCTGCCGCCGACGAGGAACCCATCGCTGTCGTGGCCATGGGCTGTCGGCTGCCGGGGGGCATCCGCACGCCGGAGGAGTTGTGGGCGCTGCTCTCCAGCGGCAGTGACACGATCTCCCACTTTCCGGCAGACCGGGGCTGGGACCTGGAGGGCCTGTACCACCCCGACCCCGGGAATCACGGGACGACGTATGCGCGTGGCGGCTCGTTCCTGTATGACGCGGGTGAGTTCGACGCCGGCTTCTTCGGGATCTCGCCGCGTGAGGCTGTCGCCATGGATCCACAGCAGCGGCTGCTGTTGGAGACGTCATGGGAGGCGCTGGAGCGGGCCGGTATCGATGCGGAGACGCTGCGCGATGGCGATGGTGCGGTGTTCGTCGGGCTCATGCAGCAGGAGTACGGGCCCGCGTTGCACGAGGCCCCTGAGGCCGTCGACGGCTATCTGTTGACCGGAACCTCGTGCAGCGTGGCCAGTGGGCGTATCGCCTACACCCTCGGCCTGCGCGGGCAGGCGCTGACCGTGGACACGGCGTGCTCGTCGTCGTTGGTCGCACTGCACCTTGCCGTCCAGGCGCTGCGGCGAGGGGAGTGTTCGTTCGCGTTCGCGGGTGGGGCGACCGTCATGGCGGAGCCGGGCATCTTCGTGGAGTTCAGCAGGCAGCGAGGGCTCGCGCCGGACGGCCGCTGCAAGCCGTTCGCGGCGGGCGCCGACGGTACGGGCTGGGGCGAGGGTGTGGGTGTGCTGCTCGGCGACAACTGCCGTGCGTCCCCCACCAGTTCACTCACACAGGGATCAACGACCCGGAACACCTACCGTTTCGGATCAATAAAATTCGGCAGGCCCTCTTGGAGGAATTCGAGGCGGAGGGTTCGACCGTATGGAGCGAGGTGGCGGTGA
- a CDS encoding TetR/AcrR family transcriptional regulator gives MAGVKGQVQKRGVERRRAMVDAAISLFSQQGVRGTGVAAIAEQAGVTPSALIHHFGSKDGLVQAVLEEADRRALARLSATPSSEPTLAEAFDWFVRDAEHTAAAERELTALHTTLTAENLTPGTALHTWFRDRGRALRTQLTALFTRAATDGSARIDLDPPLLAIEVAAFLEGAHLLWLLDPDQVDLPAVHRGYFEGLASRLRP, from the coding sequence ATGGCCGGAGTCAAAGGACAGGTACAGAAGCGGGGCGTGGAACGCCGACGCGCGATGGTGGACGCGGCAATCAGCCTCTTCTCCCAGCAGGGCGTACGAGGCACCGGCGTCGCCGCGATCGCCGAGCAGGCCGGCGTCACCCCATCCGCCCTCATCCACCACTTCGGCAGCAAGGACGGCCTGGTCCAGGCGGTCCTGGAGGAGGCCGACCGCCGGGCCCTGGCCCGCCTGTCGGCCACCCCATCCTCGGAACCCACCCTCGCCGAGGCCTTCGACTGGTTCGTGCGGGACGCCGAGCACACGGCAGCCGCCGAACGCGAACTGACTGCCCTGCACACCACCTTGACGGCCGAGAACCTGACGCCGGGCACCGCCCTGCACACCTGGTTCCGCGACCGGGGCCGAGCCCTCCGCACCCAGCTGACGGCCCTCTTCACCCGCGCGGCGACCGACGGCTCGGCCCGCATCGACCTCGACCCGCCCCTCCTGGCCATCGAGGTCGCCGCCTTCCTGGAGGGCGCCCACCTCCTCTGGCTCCTGGACCCCGACCAGGTGGACCTGCCCGCCGTACACCGCGGCTACTTCGAGGGCCTGGCCTCCCGCCTCCGGCCCTGA